CGACGCGATCTTCCGCGGCCACTTCGCCAACATCGAGCGCCTGTCGCGGGAGGGCAAGCTCGCCTACGCCGGGCCGCTCGACAACGTCGACGGCTGGCGCGGTCTCTTCATCCTCGCCGTCGACGATCTCGACGAGGCGAAGAAGATCGTCGCCACCGACCCGGTCGTCATCTCCGGCGAAATGGTCGCCGAGTACCACAAGCACTACGGCTCCGCCGCGCTGATGACGGTCGGCGAGCTGCATCGCAAGATCGCCCGGAAGAACCCGTAGTCCTTCCGCGACGTTCGAGCGGCCGGCGACGCGCGCCGCGGCGCCGAGCCGGTCCACTCGAGCGACTCGAGGAAAGCGATCCGCCTACGCGTCCCCTTCGGTGAGCACCGTGTAGTTCACCAACGCTTCGTTCAACCCGATGTTCTCGCGCAGCCTGCCGCGGATGCTGCCGACGGGCAGGCACTGCGCACCGGTCATCGACAGGAAGAGCGTCGGGGCCTCGAGACTGGGGACCACTCCGCCCACCATGCGATGGAGGAAGGTCGCCGCATCGGGCCCGATGCTGTCGGCGGCGGCACCGTTGATCCGGTCGATCTGGATCGCGAACGGCTTGCCCACACTGCGATGCAGCACCTTCGCACGCTTCGCCTTCATCGTGATGACTTGCTGAATCCTCGCCATCCGCTCGCTCCTTCGCTGTGGTCGTCGAATTGTGGGCGGAGCTTAGGAGCGTCGGGCGCGCGAGTCAACGACATCTCGGTTGACTCTTCTGCAGCGCTCGCGACAGGAGTCCGCACAACCGAGAGAAGGCGAGTCCGATTGACGCCGCACCCGGTGGCGCTCGCTCACGCACCGCGAACAATCGGCATCGCATGACCGAATCGCCCCGTTCGTTCGTGTTCCTAGTGAGAGCCAAAACGTTCTCGGAACCGGAGACTCCTCGATGCCGATCTATCGCGCACTGGGCAGTGCCCTCGTCACGCAGGACGAGTCCATCGAACGCCAAGCGGACTTGCTGAGGCTCCGCGGAGCCAAGGCACGAGGAACGAAGGCGCTGTCGGTCGAGCTCTCGACCGGCGTCGCCTCGCAGAAGAACCTCGTCGCCACGCACGTTCCCTTCACCGCCAACGGCGGCAAGAAGACACCGGCCATCGCCTGGACCGAGGTCGGCCCGGGCAAACCGCTCGTCGTCATGGTCACCACGGTCTACACCGGCAAGCACCCACAGAGCGTCTTCGGCGGCAGCGCGAAGAAGGACCTCCTGCTCACCTCGGCGGTCAAGAGCATCGCCACCTCCGGAGCCTGTCCTCGGGCGCTCAACTTCCTCTGTCCGAAGACGGCGGCGGGATCGACCCTGCAGACACCCGCGGCGACGGCCCAGGGGACGCCGATCGTCTTCTACGTCCCGGCGCTCGTCGACTCCGCGTTGACGGTGAGCTTCGACCTGATCTTCGATCGCTGGCCCGAGGAGACGCTGGGGAATCTCGGCGGTGCATTCACCTCACTCGCCGGCGTGCCGCTCTTCTTTGCCCACTCCACCTATCTGCTGGCGGCCGGGTCGCTCTTGAAGGCGGTCGGGCAGATGGGCGAAGCGCTCTTCGACAAGGCGCCCGTGTTGAGCCTGAGCGAGATGCTGAACTTCGCCTTCGCCGGCAAGCCGATCGCCGCCGCCGGCTACTACCTGATCACCTCCGGCAAGGAGGATGCGACGATCACCGTCGACTATCAGGTCGACGAATCCGGTCGCCTCGTGCACTGCCAGACCGGCAAGGAATACCGCGGCGACGAGCCCTACGTCGTGCTCTCGGTCGACGGCAGGGCACACGACGACCTGAAGGACTTCGTGCCGGCCGCCGTCGGCGCCGAGCTTCTCGGACGCTTCTTCGGTCAGAAGGACCAGGCGACGGCTTCGATCGACGCACTGGTCGAAGCGACGAAGCTCTACAGCGACTTCCGCTTCCGCTCGAAAGTCGACGAGCTCGATCGGCGCATCGCCGAGGCGCAGAAGAAGGGCAAGCCGGTCGACGACCTGCAAGAGCAACGCGCGGCGTTTGCCGAGAACATCCTCGCCGATCTGTTCAAGCCGGCCTGATCGAGGAACGGTCGACGTGAATCTGAGATGAGGGAGGTTCCCACCGGCTCGCCGACGACGACGGCACGCGTCACGCGAAGGGAGGGCTCCGATGAACGGATGCAAACGAACGGCCGGTTCCGCGTCCCTGCTCGTCCTTCTCGCGGCGAGCGCTGTGGCCCAGACGGCAGCCCAACCGGGCGAGCGCGCGAGCGACCAGGCCACGGCAGCACGCAGCCGCGTCGAGAAGGTCCAGATCGAGGAGCGGCGGGCGGCCGACAAGCGACTGGCGGCGGAGCGCTTCGCCGCCGAGCGGGTCCGTCTGCTCGAAAGCCCGGTCTTTCGCGCCGCCAAGCTGTGGACCCCGGCCGTCGCCGACGACGCGGCGGCCCGGCTCGCCAAGGTCGCCGAGCTCTGCCCAGGCTGTCGGCTGATTCGACCGGCCGAAGCGATCCCCCTCCGCGACCTCGGCGGCGGGTCGGTGCCGGCGCGCGGCGGGGGTGAGCAGCCGACCCTCTGGCTCGCCGCCGATGCCTCGCCCGCCCTGCGCGAACGGCTGCGTGCCGAGTGCCCGGAGTGCCAGCAGATCGACCGCCCGATTCTCGTTGCCCCACCGCAGCCAGGAGGCGGCACCGTGGTCTTCCAGTCGATCGACCCCGGCGGCTGGTCTCCGACCGGCACCGCCGATCCCTGCGCCGTCCCGCCGATGGTAATGCTCGCCTCCGGCGGGCTCGACCAGGAGATCCGGGCGGCGCTCGCCCGCGCCGCCGGCAAGGTCAACGTCACGGTGAAGGACTACGAGGCTGCGGCACCCGCAGCGTGCGACCGGGACCTCCTGATGTACCGCCTCTCGGTCGCCGGCCAGCTCCTCGGCGGAGGCGGCGCGTGAACGCCGGGCCGCGATCGACGGGGTCCGGCATCGCCTTGGCCCTTTTCGCCGTGGCCGCACTTGCCGTCGGCGCCGGCGCGCAACAGCAGATCGACCTTCACAAGTGGCACCTGAGTGCCGATCCCGGGCTCGCCGCGCCGGGCGACTCGCCCGAGCTTCAGGCGGCACGCGAACGGGCGGTGCTGCATGCGCTCGAGGTCGAGGCGAAGTATGCCGACCTCCAACTCGCCTACGAGGAGAAGCGCCTCGCCCAGCGCGCGGCGACCTTCGCCTGGCAGCAACGCTCGACCGAGCTGATCTTCTGCCTCGTCGTGCTCATCGTTCTCTCCGGGCTCGGCCTCTCGTTCTGGCACGTCTACCGCAAGGAGTCGGCTCCGACGCGACTGACCATCGGCGGCAAGGGGGTCGAGGTGAGCTCGCGGCTCGTCGGGGTTCTCGTCTTCGTCCTCTCGCTCGTCTTCTTCTACCTCTACGTGAAGACGGTCTACCCGATCGCCGAGGTCGCTCCCGCAGCGCCGACCGCCGCCGCGACCTCGACGCACCCCGGGCCGAGCTGACCGCCCTCGTCGTCCTCGGCGATCGCGTCGAGCGCGCTGGCCGTCGCGGAACCGAAAGGAGCCGACCATGCCATCTCCCCGTGAAGCGCCTGCTCCGCGGCTCTCTCGCCGGCTGATGGAGGAGCTGATGTTCGGCGCCGGGCGGGCGCGGCGCTTCACCCAGGACACGCCGGTCCTGCCCGACGTCTGGCTGGCCTACGCCGACTGTCTCGACGACGCACGGCCGGTGGCGCGCCGCGACGACGGGACGCCATCCGAGCCTCACCCGGCGATCAAGCTCCTCGTCACGCCATGGCGCCAGACGGCGGTCGGCGAGGTCCGCACGCACCTCTGCGCGCGACTTGGCCATCCTTCCCAGGCGGCGGCCCGCGCCCCCTTCGGCCACGAGGAGAAGCTCGCGCCTCGCGTCGTCTACAACCAGACGACGCTTGCCGCGACGCTGCACTTCGAGGACCTCGTGCGTGCTCTGCTGCCGATGACCGAGTGGTGGGCCGAGCTCGGGCGCCGCTGGAACATCGCGCGCCTGGGCGAAGCTATCGACGCCCTCGCACTGGCGGTAGACGATCCGGAGCACCCTCCTCTCGTGCCGCGCAAAGGCGCCAAGCCGGGGCGGCCCGCCCCCGGGCTCCTCTGGATGCTCCGCGTCGTCGGCGCGCTCGCGCTCCACCTGCGGGGCGAGGCGCTCCCCTGGGAGCGCGTGCCGACCCCGCGCCCCCGCTCCGGCCCGGGCAGCGAGACGCCCGATCCCGGTTGGCGGCGCATCGTCTCGGCCGTCGCCGACCTGATCCGCGGCGTCGAGCCCGGTCCTGCCGCGGTCCGCGTCTTCTCCGTCAATCTCAACCGGCCGGTCACCCCGACGGTCGCACGATCGGTGCTCGCGGTAAAGGCGGACGCCGCGCGCCAGCTCTTCGGCATCTCCTGCGAGAAGCTCGCCTGGGCCGTCGTCGACAGTGGGATCGACGCCCGTCACCCGGCGTTTCGCACGCGAGACCGCGCTGGCGGCGCCTGTCCCGAGCCGTTCGTCGGCGAGAACGGGCGCGCAGTCAACTGCACGCGCATCGTCGAAACCTACGACTTCTCCGAGCTCGACCTCCTGCTCGACCCCGACACCGTCGAACAACCCTCGGGCCTCGCGCGCCGCATCCGGACCCGGAGCGGTTCGACGACGGACGAGGTCGAGGTCGCCGAGCTCAACCGCGCCATCCAGCATGGTCGCGCGCTCGACTGGCAACGCCTCGCTCCGCTTCTCCGGGTGACGCACTCCACGGCCGACTACGCGCCGCCGGGAAACGATCACGGCACCCATGTCGCCGGCATCCTCGCCGGCGATTGGCGAGCGAACGAGGCGCACGGCGAGCTCGAGGAGAGCCTCGTCGGTGTCGCCCCCGACCTGCGCCTCTTCGACCTGCGCGTGCTCGATGCCGACGGACACGGCGACGAGTTCTCGGTGATGGCGGCGCTGCAGTTCATCCGCCACCTCAACGCGGCCCACGACTACACGGTGGTGCACGGCGTCAATCTTTCGCTTTCGATCCCGCACGACGTGGCCAACTACGCCTGCGGTCGCACGCCGGTCTGCGAGGAGTGCGAGCGGGTCGTGGGCTCCGGTGTCGTCGTGGTCGCCGCCGCCGGCAACCAGGGCTACCGCCGGTACCTGACCGCCGAGGAGGGGGTCGTCGACGCCTACAACACCTCGAGCATCACCGACCCGGGGAACACCCAAGGGGTGATCACCGTCGGCGCGACGCATCGCTACCGGCCGCACACCTACGGCGTCAGCTATTTCTCGAGCCGTGGACCGACCGGCGACGGGCGCCGCAAGCCGGATCTCGTCGCCCCCGGCGAGAAGATCACCGCACCCCTCCCCGACTCGCTCTTCGGGCTCAAGGACGGCACCAGCATGGCGGCGCCGCACGTTTCGGGAGGCGCCGCCCTCCTGATGGCCCGACACGAGGAGCTCGCCGGTCAACCGGTGCGGGTCAAGGAGATCCTCTGCGCGACGGCGACGGACCTCGGTCGCGAACCTTACTTCCAGGGCGCCGGGATGCTCGACATCCTGCGCGCGCTGCAATCGGTCTGAAAGGAGAGGTGCGATGTTCGTGCTCGAAGCCTTGCGGGCGAAGTACGGCGATGCGCTCCTGCTGCACTGGGGTCCGGCGGCAGACCCGCACCTCGCCGTCGTCGACGGCGGCCCGCCGGGCGTCTTCAACGACGCGCTGAAACCGCGTCTCGCCGAGCTCCGCGCTGCCCGCGGGCTCGCCGCCGGCGACCCGCTGCCGATCGACCTGACGATGGTCTCGCACGTCGACGAGGACCACATCGCCGGGTTGCTGCAGATGATGCGCAAAGTCCAGGAGCTCGACGAAGCGCACCAGCCGGTTCCCTGGCGCGTTCGTCGCTTCTGGCACAACGCCTTCGACGACCTCCTCGGCAACGACCAGGTCGGGGTCGGCGTCGCCGGCTCCGCGCTGAGTGTCGCGTCGCTCGGCGACCGCCTGCTCGGCGAAGGCTCGCGGCTTCTGGCGAGCGTGCCGCAGGGACGGATCCTCGCGAAGCTCCTCTCGGCCCTCGGACTCGCCGGCAATCCGCCCTTCGGCGGGCTCGTCCGCCGGCGCGACGCACCGATCGCCCTCGACGGCCTGACCCTCACCGTCGTGGCGCCGCTCGACGCCGAGCTCGTGGCTCTCCAGAAGACCTGGGACACGGAGATCAAGCTGCTCCTGAAGAAGGAGGCGACGCCGGCGGGCCAGGCGGCGATCGCCGCGTTCGTCGACGAGTCGGTCTTCAATCTGTCGAGCCTGGTGGTGCTCGCCGAGCACGAGGGCAAGCGTGTGCTGCTCACCGGCGACGCCCGCGGCGACCACATCCTCGAGGGGCTCGAACAGACCGGTCGGCTCGACGCGGACGGGTCGATCGCGCTCGACGTGCTGAAGGTGCCGCACCACGGGAGCGACCGCAACGTTGACGCCGACACCTTCCGTCGCCTCCGCGCCCGGCACTACCTGATCTCGGCCGACGGCAAGTTCGACAACCCCGATCTCGACACCCTCGAGATGATCGTCGCCGCCCGACCGGACGACGACTTCACCCTCCACCTCACCTACCCGACCGACGAGTTCAACGTCCCCGCCGTCGGCACCCGCCTCGCCAAGTTCTTCGCCAAGGAGAAGGCCCAGGGGCGCCGCTTCGAGGTGAAAACGCGCCCCTCTGGCGAGCTCGCGGAGGTGCTGCGACTCGCCTGAGGGCCCGGGGCATCCGGCAGGCCGCGCACCACGGCGTGGCTCGCCTCGTTCCTCCTCAGGAACGAGGCGACTTCGCACCGACGACGTCTCCGCCAGTGCTCCCTGCGCTCCGGCGCATCGTCTGTGGGCTGCTGCCCGTCCAGCGTTTGAACGCGCGGGAGAAGGCCGCCGGGTCGGAGAAGCCCACCAGGTAGGCCGTCTCGTTCACCGAGACTCTCTCTCCTTGCAGGTAGCTCAGTGCCAGCCGGTGCCGCAGCTCGTCGAGCAGCCGTTCGAACGTCACGCCTTCGGTCCGCAGTCGGCGGAAAAGCGTCTGCCGGCTGAGTCCCATCTTCCCGGCAATCAGCGCGATGCTGGCCTCTCCGGTGTGCAGGATCGGCATCAACAGGCCCTCGACCCGGCCACGGCAGGTCTTCGCGCCTTCGAGGCTCGCGAGCAGCGCCTCGGCGTGCGCACTCAAGATGCCGAAGACGTAACGGGGCGTGACGGCGATCCGCTGCTCGAGCCAGGCCGCATCCATGAGTAGCGCGTTCCTGTCGCTGCCGAACACCAAGGGCACGCGGAAGATCCGTTCGTACTCGGCGCGATACGACGGCTCGGCGTGCGTGAAGTGAGCTGCCAACAGGAACGGCGTCTCGCGCTGCTGGCGGGACGCCGAGGCGACGCGGGCGAAGAAGGCCTCGGTGAGCTCCGGAATCTCGTTCGGGTTCCTGCGGGTGTCGATCAGCCAGACGCGGCCCGCGGTGCGCTCGAGAAGGTAGCGATCGTGCCCCTCGAACTCGAGGTCGGCCATGAGCCTCCCGTAACGATTTCGCTGCGCCAGCGCGTCGGCCACGGTCTCGCAGGCGTAACTGAGCATCGAGGCGACCGAATAGTCCGCGCAGTCGATCGTCTCGCCGAGGTGCAACGCGAGGGCGGGATCGCCGGACAGCTCCTTGGCGGAGCGAATCAACGTCACCAGGCTCGCCAGCGGGATGCGCAGGTTCTGGTCCTCGAGCTCATGCGCATCCAGCTGCGCTCGTTCGAGCAGCGCGCTCGCGCTGACATCTCTGGCGACGGCCGCATCCACCCAGGCCCGTGCCACCCCGGCGGACACGGTAGGCCCGGAGAGGGCAACTGCCGGCCTGCAACGTGGAGTCATGCGATTGAGGCCTGCGGTCATGGTCATCCGCCAAGGAGTGGTCAGAGACTAACCCGAGGCGGCCATGGATGGAGGAAGCCGGGCACCACGGGTTGCAGTACTCCTCCGTGGAGACCCGAGAGACGGAATGCAGCTTGTAGTGACAAACCCGTGGAGGGACTCATGAGATCGATCCAGACGAGCGCGCGATGGACAGGAGCCCTGTACTTCGCTTTCACGATCGTGGGACTGGTCGACATGCTCGGCTTCACCGGCTTCCTGGTTGCCGGGGACGCCACCGCCACAGCTCGCAACGTCCTTGCTCGCGAGCTGATCTATCGCCTCGGCGTTCTGACCGACCTCGTCGCCCTCCTCCTCTTCGTCTTCCTCGTCGTGAGCCTGTACCGACTGCTCGAGGGCACCGACAAGACGCTCGCCATGCTCATGGTGATCCTGGTCGGGGTCGGCGTCGCCGTCGGGCTTGCCAACCTGCTCACCAAGATTGCACCGCTGATTCTCCTGAGTGGAGCCCACTACCTGTCGGTCTTCAGCAAACCTCAACTGGACGCTCTGTCTCTGGGTCTCCTCGACCTGAACGCCGAGGGAAATACCGTCTGCGCGGTCTTCTGGGGCCTCTGGCTCTTTCCGTTCGGCATCCTGGTCATCAGGTCGGGCTTCTTTCCGCGTGTCCTCGGCATCCTCTTGCTGGTCGCCGGCTCCGCCTATCTGACGACCAGTGTCGTCTCCATCGTCCTCCCGGCTCAGGGCGACGCCGTTTCGCGGGTTGCGATGCCGTTCCTTCTCGGAGAATTCCCGATCATCTTCTGGCTCCTCTTCAAAGGGGCCAGACCGCCACGGACACAGGCGCAATCGACCTGACCCTGGACCACCCTTTCCAGGGCGAGTCTCGGCCGCGCTCGACACCCCGTCCTGGTGAGGGCAAATCAGCACTTCGGAGGAAGCGACGTGAGACTGGACCCGATCGACGACTCACAACGCAGGGCCGCACGAGTCGCGGGAGTCGCCTTCCTGCTGGCGATGGCGATCGTCGTCCTGGCGAACTATGGCATCAGCTTTCGCCTCAGCGTCCCTGGCGACGCCGTCGAGTCCGCGCGGAGGATTCTGGCGAACGAGACGCTGTTTCGCCTCAACATCGCCTGCGATCTCCTCTACGCCGCGACCCTCGTCATCCTGCTCGTAGCGCTCTACGTGACCCTGAAGCCGGTTGACCGTGGACTGGCCCTGGTTTCAGCAGCCTGCAGGCTGGTCGTGGTCCTGATGTGGTGTGTCACCGCGCTCGACATGCTCGGCACTCTCCGGCTCCTGGGTACCGACGCCTACCTGGCCGTCCTCGGGGCGGATCGGCTGAAGGCTCTGGCGAAGGTGCAGCTCGCCGGGGGCTACGACGCCTATTACGTCGGCCTGCCGTTCTGGGGGCTTGCCTCCACGGTTTGCAGCTACCTCTGGCTCGAGTCGAGGTATGTCCCGAGGACGCTGGCAGCCCTCGGCTTGATCTCGTCGGCTTGGTGCATGATCTGCGCCTTTGCCTTCCTCGTCTTCCCCGACTTCGCCAGAACGGTTGACGCATCCTGGTTCGATCTGCCGATGGTGGTCTTCGAATTGGCCGTGGGCATCTGGCTTCTCGTCAGGGGGCTGGGGCCAAGCGGCACAGGCGAATCCCGCGGGCGCGAGCGACCGACCGCACCGGCCTGAGCCGGCGATGCCCACCGTCGCCCCCTATCGCCAGTCGATCTCGAAGACCGTCACCGGCGAATCGCCGGGGTTGCGCAGCACGTGCTGGCTGCCGGCGACGTGCCAGCTCCAGCGCCCGGCGCCCTCCCCGCCGGAGGATTCGGGCCGATCGCCCTCCTCGAGGAGGTCGCCCGGAGTTCCCAGCACCGTGAGGCCGGGCGCCGTGTGGGTGTGGGCCTTCGCCGTCGCGTGGGGCGGCAGCGTGAGGCGGAAGACGCGAACCGTCGTTCCCTCCTGGACGATCTCCAGCCCGGCCTCCGCCGGCCGGATCTCCGGCTCGAGGCCCGGCGAGGCGAGCCATTCCCCGACGACGTAGTGGAAGGGGACGGTGTCCTCGTTCGCCACCCGATGCTCGTAGGGGAGCGTCGCCCGCCAGTTGTCGAACAGGTAGGGCACCGCTTGCCGCTCTTCGAGCGCTCCGGGCGGCTCGCCCGGCCGCTGGGCTCGCGTGCGCGCCGATTCCACCCCGACGCCGACGATCGGCGCCGAGTGCACATGGTATTGCGTCGTCACACCCGGCGGCACGCGCACGTCGAGGATCCGCACCCAGCGATTGGCGTAGACGAGCCGGTGCAGCGGCTCTTCGTAGACCGGGAGGGTCGGCGCCGCGACGGGGCCGGCAGCGGCGCCGAGACGCGCGAGGGCGGCAAGCGCCGTCGCCACGACGACGGTCCGGTACCTCCCGACACCACCTGACCGACGCACGAAGGTCCGCTCGCGACCGCTCATCGCCTTCCTCCTCCGGGCCGGGCCCAGGACATCCGCACACCGCCGGCGGGCGGGTGGCTCTCCCGCGGCCGGAGTCTACCGGCGGTCGGAACGAGCTCGACCGTCGGCGGTCGTCCGGGCGCGATGGCGCGTTCGGCAACTCGATTGGCGCGTTCTGCCAATGACGCCGCCCGCTCCGGGGCCTAGGCTCTCTTCCGTCAGGAGGAACGACCCGATGAGCGAAACCACCCTGTCGACACCCGAGGCGCCAGCCGCCCTCGAAACGAAGAGCTTTTCCACCAAGGCCTACGCCGCGGCGAGCCCGAGCTCACCGCTCACCCCGGTGACCATCCGGCGCCGCGTGCCCGGCCCCCACGACGTGCAGTTGGAGGTTCTCTTCTGCGGCGTCTGCCACTCCGACCTGCACCAGGTGCGGAACGAGTGGCAGCGGGTGATGCCAACCGTCTACCCCTGCGTGCCGGGACACGAGATCGTCGGCCGCGTCGTCGCGGTGGGCCGCGAGGTCCGGAAGTTCAAGGAGGGGGACCTCGCGGCAGTCGGCTGCATGGTCGACTCCTGCCGCACCTGCGCGGCATGCCGCGACGGCCAGGAGCAGTTCTGCGAGGGTCCCGCGACCTTCACCTACAACTCCCCCGACAAGCCGCTCGGCGGCGTGACCCACGGCGGCTATTCGGAGAGCCTCGTCCTCGACGAGACGTTCGCGCTGCGCGTTGCCGGCGACCTCGACCTCGCCGGCGTGGCACCGCTCCTCTGTGCCGGCATTACGACCTACTCGCCGCTGCGGCACTGGAACGTTCGCGCCGGCCAGAAGGTCGGCATCGTCGGCCTCGGCGGGCTCGGGCACATGGGCGTCAAGCTCGCCGCCGCCTTCGGGGCGCGCGTGGTCGTCTTCACCTCCTCGCCGGCGAAGGCGGACGACGCGATCCGGCTCGGCGCTCACGAGGTCGTCGTCTCCAGCCGGCCCGCCGAGATGCAGAAGCACCTGGGCAGCTTCCACTTCATCCTCGACACGGTGTCGGCCGCACACGACCTGAACGGCTACCTCGACCTGCTGAAGCGAGACGGCACGATGACCCTCGTCGGCGCGCCCGAGGCGCCTCTGCCGGTGAGCGTCTTCGGTCTGCTCTTCGGTCGCCGGCAGCTCGCGGGCTCGATCATCGGCGGCCTGCGCGAGACGCAGGAGATGCTCGACTTCTGTGCCGCCCACGGAATCACCGCCGACATCGAACGGATTCCCATCGCCAAGATCAACGAGGCCTTCGAACGGATGTTGAAGGGCGACGTCAAGTATCGTTTCGTCATCGACATGGCCACGCTGAAGTAGTCGACTTCCGCGCCGCGTGACGAGAAGGGAGGCAGGGTGAACCGGTTCCGCGTGTCGGCGATGCTCGCCCGCAAGCTCGACGAGCTCGGCGTGCCACCGGCCGCGGTGCTGCGCCAGGCCGGTTTGCCGGCGAACCTCTTCGACCAGGCGAAGATCCTCGTCTCGACCGAGGAGCCTCTTCGCCCTCTACCGGGCGATCGCCGAGGTCAGCGACGATCCGGCGATCGGCCTCGAGCTGGGGACCGAGCCACGGGTCGAGCGGTACGACCCGATCGCCATCGCGGCGATCTCGGCCCGCTCGCTCCGCGACGCGCTCGAGCGGCTGGCACGCTACAAGCAGCTCACCTGCCCCGAGGAGATCCTGCTCACCGAGCGCGGCGGCGAGTCCCGCGTGCAGTTCCGCTGGCTCCTCGCGGCCGAAAGCGAGCCGCCGGTGCTGATCGACCTCTGCTTCGCCTGGGTGGTGGGGATCGCGCGGCGGGGGACCGGCGACCTCGTCCAACCCAGGCGAGTCGAGCTCGGCGGATCGCCGAGACACCGCCGGGCCTACGAAGCACACTTCGGCTGCCCGGTGCGGTTCGAGCGGCGCACGAACCTCATCGTCTTCGCCGCCGCGGATCTCGACCGTCCGTTCGTCACCCACAACACCGAGCTCGCCGCCGCCGTCACGCCGCAGCTCGACGCCGAGCTCGCCCGGGCGAACGCGTCGCGCGCCATTGGCGACCAGGTCAAGGGGATCCTGAAGCGGCAACTGGCCGGGCGTCGGCCGGCCATCGAGGAGGTCGCCCGGTCCCTCCGCCTGAGCGCTCGGACCCTGCAACGCCGACTCGCCGAGGACGGCGCGTCGTTCCAGCAGCTCGTCCAGGAGGCACGGCGCGAGCTCGCCCGCCACTACCTGCTGAGCTCGTCGCTCGAGCTCAACGAAACGGCCTACCTGCTCGGCTACGAGGACGCCCAC
This genomic window from Holophagales bacterium contains:
- a CDS encoding NAD(P)-dependent alcohol dehydrogenase translates to MSETTLSTPEAPAALETKSFSTKAYAAASPSSPLTPVTIRRRVPGPHDVQLEVLFCGVCHSDLHQVRNEWQRVMPTVYPCVPGHEIVGRVVAVGREVRKFKEGDLAAVGCMVDSCRTCAACRDGQEQFCEGPATFTYNSPDKPLGGVTHGGYSESLVLDETFALRVAGDLDLAGVAPLLCAGITTYSPLRHWNVRAGQKVGIVGLGGLGHMGVKLAAAFGARVVVFTSSPAKADDAIRLGAHEVVVSSRPAEMQKHLGSFHFILDTVSAAHDLNGYLDLLKRDGTMTLVGAPEAPLPVSVFGLLFGRRQLAGSIIGGLRETQEMLDFCAAHGITADIERIPIAKINEAFERMLKGDVKYRFVIDMATLK
- a CDS encoding DUF4386 domain-containing protein; translation: MRSIQTSARWTGALYFAFTIVGLVDMLGFTGFLVAGDATATARNVLARELIYRLGVLTDLVALLLFVFLVVSLYRLLEGTDKTLAMLMVILVGVGVAVGLANLLTKIAPLILLSGAHYLSVFSKPQLDALSLGLLDLNAEGNTVCAVFWGLWLFPFGILVIRSGFFPRVLGILLLVAGSAYLTTSVVSIVLPAQGDAVSRVAMPFLLGEFPIIFWLLFKGARPPRTQAQST
- a CDS encoding S8 family serine peptidase, whose product is MTEWWAELGRRWNIARLGEAIDALALAVDDPEHPPLVPRKGAKPGRPAPGLLWMLRVVGALALHLRGEALPWERVPTPRPRSGPGSETPDPGWRRIVSAVADLIRGVEPGPAAVRVFSVNLNRPVTPTVARSVLAVKADAARQLFGISCEKLAWAVVDSGIDARHPAFRTRDRAGGACPEPFVGENGRAVNCTRIVETYDFSELDLLLDPDTVEQPSGLARRIRTRSGSTTDEVEVAELNRAIQHGRALDWQRLAPLLRVTHSTADYAPPGNDHGTHVAGILAGDWRANEAHGELEESLVGVAPDLRLFDLRVLDADGHGDEFSVMAALQFIRHLNAAHDYTVVHGVNLSLSIPHDVANYACGRTPVCEECERVVGSGVVVVAAAGNQGYRRYLTAEEGVVDAYNTSSITDPGNTQGVITVGATHRYRPHTYGVSYFSSRGPTGDGRRKPDLVAPGEKITAPLPDSLFGLKDGTSMAAPHVSGGAALLMARHEELAGQPVRVKEILCATATDLGREPYFQGAGMLDILRALQSV
- a CDS encoding AraC family transcriptional regulator, giving the protein MTPRCRPAVALSGPTVSAGVARAWVDAAVARDVSASALLERAQLDAHELEDQNLRIPLASLVTLIRSAKELSGDPALALHLGETIDCADYSVASMLSYACETVADALAQRNRYGRLMADLEFEGHDRYLLERTAGRVWLIDTRRNPNEIPELTEAFFARVASASRQQRETPFLLAAHFTHAEPSYRAEYERIFRVPLVFGSDRNALLMDAAWLEQRIAVTPRYVFGILSAHAEALLASLEGAKTCRGRVEGLLMPILHTGEASIALIAGKMGLSRQTLFRRLRTEGVTFERLLDELRHRLALSYLQGERVSVNETAYLVGFSDPAAFSRAFKRWTGSSPQTMRRSAGSTGGDVVGAKSPRS
- a CDS encoding DUF4386 domain-containing protein, which gives rise to MAIVVLANYGISFRLSVPGDAVESARRILANETLFRLNIACDLLYAATLVILLVALYVTLKPVDRGLALVSAACRLVVVLMWCVTALDMLGTLRLLGTDAYLAVLGADRLKALAKVQLAGGYDAYYVGLPFWGLASTVCSYLWLESRYVPRTLAALGLISSAWCMICAFAFLVFPDFARTVDASWFDLPMVVFELAVGIWLLVRGLGPSGTGESRGRERPTAPA